One segment of Rhodopirellula baltica SH 1 DNA contains the following:
- a CDS encoding DEAD/DEAH box helicase, whose product MRNQRPPRTGRGSRPARFEEPVDTIALLESVGPVETPPEMDSFDELDLSPIMRRAVKDAGFTTPSPIQAALIPHALNGKDVIGQARTGTGKTAAFSIPILEQLDSLEDCRDPQAIVIVPTRELADQVAAEAERLARGVPTEIAVLSGGKNMNRQLRQLENGTQLVVGTPGRVHDHLQRGTLRTNNVWCVVLDEADRMLDIGFRPQIERIMRKCPRNRQTLLLSATLPPVVRRLAESYMHEPVVIDCCRDEMAVDTIEQRYFTIAQDDKVRLLESLLKREKPEQAIIFCRTKRGTDRLHRKLSHEYGSACGAIHGDLQQRERDRVLQKLRDGNLKFLVATDVVGRGIDISTISHIVNFDVPQDCDDYVHRVGRTGRMGRDGVAYTFVVPGEGDILTSIEQRINKLLIRDKMDGFESPAEKAAAVAAAAPEPEKELRRTLNPMTRKRPRRR is encoded by the coding sequence ATGAGAAATCAACGCCCACCGCGTACAGGACGCGGATCACGACCAGCTCGCTTCGAAGAACCGGTCGACACAATTGCTCTGCTAGAATCCGTTGGCCCGGTGGAAACACCGCCAGAAATGGATTCCTTTGACGAATTGGATTTGTCGCCGATCATGCGTCGAGCGGTCAAAGACGCGGGCTTCACAACCCCGTCGCCGATTCAAGCCGCATTGATCCCACACGCTTTGAATGGCAAAGACGTGATCGGCCAGGCACGGACAGGAACCGGCAAAACTGCCGCGTTCAGCATCCCGATCCTCGAGCAGCTCGATTCCCTGGAAGATTGTCGCGACCCGCAAGCGATCGTGATCGTCCCAACTCGCGAATTGGCTGACCAAGTCGCCGCCGAAGCCGAAAGGCTCGCCCGCGGGGTTCCGACGGAAATCGCAGTGCTGTCGGGCGGCAAAAACATGAACCGCCAGCTTCGCCAATTGGAAAATGGCACCCAGCTCGTTGTCGGCACCCCCGGACGCGTGCACGATCACCTGCAACGAGGAACATTGCGAACCAACAACGTGTGGTGCGTGGTTCTGGACGAAGCCGACCGAATGCTGGACATCGGATTCCGGCCGCAAATCGAACGGATCATGCGAAAGTGCCCGCGGAACCGACAAACATTGCTGCTGTCGGCAACGCTTCCTCCCGTCGTTCGCCGCTTGGCCGAAAGCTACATGCACGAACCAGTCGTGATTGACTGCTGCCGTGACGAAATGGCGGTCGACACGATCGAGCAACGGTATTTCACCATCGCGCAAGACGACAAAGTCAGATTGCTGGAATCGCTTCTGAAACGCGAAAAACCTGAACAAGCGATCATCTTCTGCCGAACCAAACGCGGAACGGATCGCCTGCACCGGAAGCTCTCTCACGAATACGGGAGCGCATGCGGTGCGATTCATGGTGATTTGCAGCAACGCGAACGCGACCGAGTCCTTCAAAAACTCCGTGACGGCAACCTGAAATTCCTCGTTGCAACGGACGTCGTGGGACGCGGAATTGACATCAGTACGATCTCACACATCGTCAACTTTGATGTCCCGCAAGATTGCGACGATTACGTTCACCGCGTTGGCCGAACCGGCCGAATGGGTCGAGACGGTGTCGCGTACACCTTCGTCGTCCCCGGTGAAGGCGACATCCTGACGAGCATTGAACAACGGATCAACAAATTGCTGATTCGGGACAAAATGGACGGTTTTGAATCGCCCGCCGAGAAGGCTGCAGCGGTTGCCGCGGCGGCGCCCGAGCCCGAGAAAGAGCTGCGGCGCACCCTCAATCCTATGACACGAAAACGCCCTCGCCGGCGTTGA